From a single Bacteroidales bacterium genomic region:
- a CDS encoding isoprenylcysteine carboxylmethyltransferase family protein, whose product MKTFRLILGYIIGFSMFCIFIPYLLIVGSNNPWPFPELNFIPNIYLRSIIAFPIFCIGLLFAIWSNIFLLTKGEGGPVDVFNVAISPRSIKLVVTGPYKFSRNPMVFGALSIYFSISVFVNSLYDIIIILLIIPLAILYLKLTEEKRLIKDFGEEYLLYRSKVPMIVPFTKIRKRTTT is encoded by the coding sequence ATGAAAACATTTCGTCTAATTCTTGGGTATATAATAGGATTTTCAATGTTCTGTATTTTTATTCCCTATTTATTGATTGTTGGTTCAAATAATCCTTGGCCATTCCCTGAGCTGAATTTTATTCCAAATATTTATTTACGGTCAATAATAGCTTTCCCAATATTTTGTATTGGGTTGCTATTTGCAATATGGTCGAATATTTTTTTACTAACTAAAGGCGAAGGGGGACCTGTAGATGTTTTCAATGTTGCCATAAGCCCAAGGTCAATAAAATTAGTTGTTACCGGGCCATATAAATTTTCAAGGAACCCAATGGTATTTGGAGCGCTTTCAATTTATTTTTCTATTTCTGTATTTGTAAACTCATTATATGATATAATAATAATTTTATTGATCATTCCGTTAGCAATACTCTACTTAAAACTTACTGAAGAAAAAAGATTGATCAAGGATTTTGGAGAAGAATATTTATTATACCGGTCGAAAGTCCCGATGATTGTTCCATTTACAAAAATCAGAAAAAGAACAACCACATAA
- a CDS encoding DUF5723 family protein translates to MKKILTLIIGLAVTTITYSQKEISSVSASGSGVTTAYLSDYQCLGINPANIGFTRDSAVFHVSLLEIGASVYSDALQKKEIKQDFIFNHETSFTPEEKIAAAEEFASNKFSVNLDVAWLSLSFQKEKFGGLGFTVRERTNFNTFFNKDFAEIVFEGYNASYFDSLVVNGTDTAGYAKVPKTFGELADGSKIAGVWYREYVVGYGKKIISSNTFSLYAGIGIKYLAGYGIIDIKAENKQLTGYSATTPFMGINYANSTPSEIAGNAMKTVGSGFGFDFGATIEIKKKLKISAALNDIGSIKWDGNVYQAKDTLINNVNFDGFSNFNMIKETKALIQDSSLFNWKGQQSQTIGLPANMRFGVNYLFGFRSSIGADCYIPVNDNAGSFDKAIIGGGASICFFKMLTLSAGFYTGGNSGFVIPMGVTISSKDNSWQMGIASRDIVTFVKKDNPTVSIALGFIKFCFGKYK, encoded by the coding sequence ATGAAAAAAATACTTACTCTAATTATCGGTCTTGCGGTAACTACAATAACGTATTCGCAGAAAGAAATAAGTTCAGTAAGCGCTTCGGGCTCGGGTGTGACAACGGCATATTTGTCGGATTACCAGTGTTTGGGTATTAATCCTGCAAACATTGGTTTTACAAGAGATTCGGCAGTGTTTCATGTAAGCTTGCTCGAAATTGGCGCTTCAGTATATTCCGATGCATTACAGAAAAAAGAAATAAAACAAGACTTTATTTTTAATCATGAAACAAGTTTTACCCCGGAAGAAAAAATTGCAGCAGCAGAAGAATTTGCCAGTAATAAGTTTTCTGTAAACCTTGATGTGGCATGGTTGTCATTGTCGTTTCAAAAAGAAAAATTTGGCGGACTTGGATTTACTGTTAGAGAACGTACAAACTTTAATACGTTCTTCAATAAAGATTTTGCTGAAATAGTTTTCGAAGGTTACAATGCATCTTATTTCGACTCATTGGTGGTAAATGGTACCGATACCGCCGGTTATGCAAAAGTCCCAAAAACATTTGGAGAATTAGCCGACGGTTCAAAAATAGCTGGAGTATGGTACAGGGAATATGTTGTTGGTTATGGGAAAAAAATAATTTCATCAAATACATTTTCATTATATGCTGGTATTGGTATAAAATACCTGGCAGGATATGGTATCATTGATATTAAAGCTGAAAACAAGCAACTGACTGGCTATTCAGCAACGACTCCTTTTATGGGAATAAATTATGCTAACAGCACACCATCGGAAATTGCTGGTAATGCTATGAAAACGGTGGGTTCAGGTTTTGGATTCGACTTTGGTGCAACAATAGAGATAAAGAAAAAATTAAAAATAAGCGCTGCATTGAACGACATCGGTTCAATAAAATGGGATGGCAATGTTTACCAGGCAAAGGATACATTAATAAATAATGTGAATTTTGATGGGTTTTCGAATTTTAATATGATAAAAGAAACCAAGGCATTAATCCAGGATAGCAGCCTTTTTAATTGGAAAGGACAGCAATCACAAACCATAGGATTGCCTGCAAATATGCGTTTTGGTGTTAATTACCTGTTTGGTTTTCGCTCCAGTATAGGCGCTGATTGCTATATTCCTGTTAATGATAATGCAGGTAGTTTTGATAAAGCAATCATTGGTGGTGGTGCATCAATTTGTTTCTTTAAAATGTTGACGCTATCAGCAGGGTTTTATACAGGCGGAAATTCGGGTTTTGTAATTCCGATGGGAGTTACCATTTCGTCGAAAGATAATTCATGGCAAATGGGAATTGCATCACGCGATATAGTTACATTCGTTAAAAAAGATAATCCTACTGTTTCAATTGCTCTCGGATTTATTAAATTTTGCTTTGGCAAGTATAAGTAG
- a CDS encoding aspartate/glutamate racemase family protein, protein MRTIGLLGGTSWESTLEYYRIINKEVSQRLGKLHSAKIAMYSIDFQEMQSFVEKNDFKAMLDFLIAAAKKVEAAGAECLLICANTPHIFADEIHQSISIPLIHIADVTAKKIKEKGFTKAGLLGTKLTMELPFYTERLKNNFNIDVIVPPENVRSYIHQTIIGDFFAGRFTEETKKNYLSIMNDLKTRGAECIILGCTEIPLLVQQSDTDIPLFDTLDIHAKAAVDFALQ, encoded by the coding sequence ATGAGAACTATCGGGTTACTCGGAGGAACAAGTTGGGAATCGACTCTGGAATATTACAGGATAATAAATAAAGAAGTTAGTCAAAGGTTAGGTAAATTGCATTCGGCAAAAATTGCAATGTATTCTATCGATTTTCAGGAAATGCAATCGTTTGTTGAGAAAAACGATTTCAAAGCCATGCTCGATTTTTTAATTGCAGCAGCAAAAAAAGTTGAAGCTGCCGGTGCGGAATGCTTGCTAATATGTGCAAACACGCCCCATATTTTTGCTGACGAAATTCATCAAAGCATTTCAATTCCTTTAATACACATTGCTGATGTAACTGCAAAAAAGATCAAAGAAAAAGGATTTACAAAAGCAGGACTGCTGGGAACAAAACTAACCATGGAGTTGCCTTTTTACACAGAAAGACTTAAAAATAATTTCAATATTGATGTAATTGTTCCACCTGAAAATGTTAGGAGTTATATTCATCAAACTATCATTGGCGATTTCTTTGCCGGCAGGTTTACAGAAGAAACAAAAAAGAATTATCTTTCTATAATGAACGATTTAAAAACCCGGGGCGCTGAATGCATTATTCTTGGATGTACCGAAATTCCGTTACTTGTACAGCAATCCGACACGGATATTCCATTATTTGACACACTTGACATTCATGCAAAAGCAGCTGTTGACTTTGCTTTGCAATAA
- a CDS encoding OmpA family protein, producing MKNIFFILFLFLFTSNISGQNSQTLTPSEAEVLVNVTVTNFQNVPRTNELIIFSGQTNKKIISDTTNASGKFSILLPKGDTYRIIYKDFTDSTDYSTVEIPSTPGKFTSEVTIQVEPAKTYTLKNVFFDTGLATLKPESYQALNELVDILKLKPSMVIEIEGHTDNTGTKEINQKLSQSRAESVRNYLIKKGIAASRVTAAGYGDTLPIADNSTDEGKAKNRRTEVKIVKE from the coding sequence ATGAAAAACATTTTTTTTATTTTATTTTTATTTCTGTTCACATCAAACATATCAGGGCAAAACTCGCAAACCCTTACCCCTAGCGAAGCAGAAGTCCTGGTAAATGTTACAGTAACGAATTTTCAAAACGTGCCGCGTACGAACGAACTGATCATTTTTTCAGGGCAAACCAACAAGAAAATAATTTCCGACACTACCAATGCTTCAGGGAAATTTTCAATACTTCTTCCCAAAGGTGATACTTATCGAATCATTTACAAAGACTTTACCGACAGTACTGATTACAGCACTGTTGAAATTCCTTCTACACCCGGAAAATTCACTTCTGAAGTTACGATACAGGTTGAACCTGCAAAAACTTATACATTAAAAAATGTATTCTTTGATACAGGACTTGCAACTTTAAAACCTGAATCATATCAAGCGCTTAACGAACTGGTAGATATTCTGAAATTAAAACCTTCAATGGTTATTGAAATAGAAGGGCATACTGATAACACAGGAACAAAAGAAATAAATCAAAAGCTTTCACAAAGCCGCGCTGAGTCTGTTAGAAATTATTTGATAAAAAAAGGAATAGCTGCTTCTCGAGTAACAGCAGCCGGATACGGCGATACTTTACCTATTGCCGATAATTCAACCGATGAAGGCAAAGCAAAAAACAGAAGAACAGAAGTGAAAATCGTTAAAGAATAA